The proteins below are encoded in one region of Amorphus orientalis:
- the glgA gene encoding glycogen synthase GlgA has translation MTPLSILSVTSEMFPLIKTGGLADVAGALPAALRAEGVTVHTLLPGYPAVKRALTSAQTVLDLSAPFGREARILAGTAGGLSLFVLDAPDLFDRPGTPYAGPDGADWPDNGLRFGTFCRAAAELAGGAVEGFRPDLVHCHDWQAGLVPAYLRYGERGGPPSIMTIHNIAFQGQMPPDILPWLGLPTRAYSVEGIEYFGRIGFLKASIRLADRVTTVSPSYAREIRWPEFGMGLEGLIRARGQDVVGILNGIDTGVWDPAADTAIASGFDPVTLYKRKPNKPAVLSRFGLDPASERPLLGVVSRLTWQKGIDLLVEALPTVLGLDCDLVVLGAGDATLQEALSAAATRHPDRIGVEIGYDEALAHQIQAGADAILVPSRFEPCGLTQLCALRYGAIPVAGRVGGLADTIIDTNEMAKVAGVGTGVLFSPVTKDTLDQALVRTAELYRDPQVWRRIQSNAMRTDVSWAGPAAAYAGLYRSLARQTRAAVR, from the coding sequence ATGACCCCGCTTTCGATCCTCTCCGTCACGTCCGAGATGTTTCCGCTGATCAAGACGGGCGGGCTGGCCGACGTCGCCGGCGCCCTGCCGGCCGCCCTCAGGGCCGAGGGCGTGACGGTCCACACGCTGCTGCCCGGCTATCCGGCGGTGAAGCGGGCGCTCACCTCGGCCCAGACGGTCCTCGACCTGTCGGCGCCGTTCGGGCGGGAGGCGCGGATCCTGGCCGGCACGGCCGGCGGCCTCAGCCTGTTCGTGCTCGACGCGCCCGACCTGTTCGACCGGCCGGGCACCCCTTATGCCGGCCCCGACGGCGCCGACTGGCCCGACAACGGCCTGCGCTTCGGCACCTTCTGCCGGGCGGCGGCCGAACTCGCCGGCGGCGCGGTGGAGGGCTTCCGCCCCGACCTGGTGCACTGCCACGACTGGCAGGCCGGTCTGGTCCCCGCCTATCTGCGCTATGGCGAGCGTGGCGGTCCGCCGAGCATCATGACGATCCACAACATCGCCTTCCAGGGCCAGATGCCGCCGGACATCCTGCCCTGGCTCGGCCTGCCGACCCGCGCCTACAGCGTCGAGGGCATCGAGTATTTCGGCCGCATCGGCTTCCTGAAGGCTTCGATCCGCCTCGCCGACCGGGTCACCACCGTGTCGCCCAGCTATGCCCGCGAGATCCGCTGGCCCGAGTTCGGCATGGGGCTGGAAGGCCTGATCCGCGCCCGCGGACAGGACGTGGTCGGCATCCTGAACGGCATCGACACCGGCGTCTGGGATCCCGCCGCCGACACCGCCATCGCCTCCGGCTTCGATCCCGTCACGCTCTACAAGCGCAAGCCGAACAAGCCGGCCGTGCTGTCCCGCTTCGGCCTCGATCCGGCCAGCGAGCGGCCGCTGCTCGGGGTGGTGAGCCGGCTCACCTGGCAGAAGGGCATCGATCTCCTGGTCGAGGCGCTGCCCACCGTCCTCGGCCTCGACTGCGATCTCGTGGTCCTCGGCGCCGGCGACGCCACGCTGCAGGAGGCGCTCTCCGCCGCCGCCACCCGCCATCCCGACCGGATCGGCGTGGAGATCGGCTACGACGAGGCGCTTGCCCATCAGATCCAGGCGGGCGCCGACGCGATCCTGGTCCCCTCCCGGTTCGAGCCGTGCGGACTGACCCAGCTCTGTGCGCTCCGCTATGGCGCGATCCCCGTCGCCGGCCGGGTCGGCGGTCTCGCGGATACGATCATCGACACCAACGAGATGGCCAAGGTCGCCGGCGTCGGCACCGGCGTCCTGTTCTCCCCCGTCACCAAGGACACCCTCGACCAGGCGCTGGTGCGCACCGCGGAACTCTACCGCGACCCGCAGGTCTGGCGCCGCATCCAGTCGAACGCCATGCGCACCGACGTGAGCTGGGCCGGTCCCGCCGCCGCCTATGCCGGCCTCTACCGGTCGCTGGCCCGCCAGACCCGGGCGGCTGTCCGATGA